A genomic stretch from Arachis stenosperma cultivar V10309 chromosome 3, arast.V10309.gnm1.PFL2, whole genome shotgun sequence includes:
- the LOC130967744 gene encoding amine oxidase [copper-containing] gamma 2-like, with translation MEGRKLRRSLVLSMSISLFLLLTWLHLPSFHENFIKKPDPTHHESDVPHHPLDPLTVHEFNKVRAILATHPLFESTSTYSLNAIALEEPDKELVLKWKRGDPLLPRKASVTAMVKGKSHILLVDLNTSEVSYNELGSTSGYPILTIEETARILEVPFKNVEFNSTIAQRGINMGDVKCVPLSSGWYNMPIENKRRVIKVQCFSMKDSVNFYMKPIEGLTVLIDIDREEVLHIFDNGRGIPVAKGIDTDYRYSVQKLRGELHLFNPISMEQPKGPSFIVEDGHLVKWANWEFHLKADARAGIIISQAKVRDPDTSEMRSVMYKGFTSELFVPYMDPTDAWYFKTYMDAGEYGFGLQAMPLDPLNDCPRNAYYMDAVFAAADATPYLRPNIICVFETYAGDIAWRHAETPFNNFKVTEVRPKVNLVVRMAASVGNYDYIVDWEFQADGLIRSKVGLSGMLMVKGTIYDHMNQVPSEEYLYGPLLSENLIGVIHDHYIIYYLDLDIDGTDNSFTKVNIKKHETSPGESPRKSYLKAIRNVAKTEKDAQIRLSLYDPSEFHMTNPSKKTKIGNPVGYKVVPSGTAASLLDPEDPPQKRAAFTNNQIWVTPYNKSEQWAGGLFTYQSKGDDTLQVWSNRDRAIEKKDIVLWYTLGFHHIPCQEDYPIMPTVSSSFDLKPVNFFERNPILRLPPNFKHDLPLCSSHVLA, from the exons ATGGAGGGAAGAAAATTGAGAAGGTCTCTGGTTCTCTCAATGTCTATATCACTCTTTCTACTCCTCACCTGGCTTCACCTTCCATCATTCCATGAGAATTTCATCAAGAAACCGGACCCCACACACCATGAATCGGATGTTCCTCACCACCCTTTAGACCCTTTAACCGTTCACGAATTCAACAAGGTCCGTGCCATTCTCGCCACGCACCCTCTCTTCGAGTCCACATCCACGTACTCACTCAACGCCATTGCCCTTGAAGAGCCCGATAAAGAGCTCGTTCTCAAATGGAAGCGCGGAGATCCCCTTCTGCCAAGGAAGGCTTCCGTCACTGCTATGGTCAAGGGAAAATCTCATATCCTCTTAGTAGACCTCAATACTTCCGAG GTATCCTATAATGAATTGGGTTCGACTTCGGGGTACCCAATATTAACGATAGAGGAGACGGCGAGAATACTCGAGGTTCCATTCAAGAACGTGGAGTTCAATAGCACCATCGCTCAGCGTGGGATCAACATGGGAGATGTTAAATGCGTGCCACTCTCTTCAGGGTGGTACAACATGCCAATAGAGAACAAAAGAAGGGTGATTAAGGTGCAGTGTTTTTCCATGAAGGACAGCGTGAACTTCTACATGAAACCAATTGAGGGGCTCACTGTGCTGATTGACATAGATAGGGAAGAGGTGTTGCACATTTTTGATAATGGCAGAGGCATCCCTGTTGCTAAGGGAATTGACACTGACTACCGTTACTCTGTTCAAAAACTGCGTGGTGAATTGCATCTCTTCAATCCAATATCAATGGAGCAGCCCAAAGGGCCAAGCTTCATAGTTGAAGATGGGCATTTGGTCAAATGGGCAAATTGGGAATTTCACTTGAAGGCAGATGCCAGAGCTGGGATCATAATTTCACAGGCCAAG GTTAGGGATCCAGACACGTCAGAGATGAGGAGCGTGATGTACAAAGGATTCACATCTGAATTGTTCGTACCGTATATGGATCCAACGGACGCGTGGTATTTCAAGACGTACATGGACGCGGGTGAATACGGGTTTGGGCTGCAAGCAATGCCTCTGGACCCACTCAACGACTGCCCAAGAAATGCTTACTACATGGATGCAGTCTTTGCAGCCGCTGATGCCACGCCCTACCTCCGACCCAACATCATCTGCGTCTTTGAGACTTATGCTGGGGACATTGCTTGGCGCCATGCTGAGACCCCCTTCAATAACTTCAAG GTTACAGAGGTGAGGCCAAAAGTGAATCTAGTGGTTCGGATGGCAGCCTCCGTGGGAAACTACGACTACATCGTTGACTGGGAATTCCAAGCTGATGGGCTAATCAGATCAAAG GTTGGACTAAGTGGTATGTTGATGGTGAAAGGAACAATCTATGATCACATGAACCAAGTTCCAAGCGAAGAATATCTCTATGGCCCCCTTTTGAGCGAGAACTTAATCGGTGTAATTCATGACCATTACATCATCTATTACCTTGATTTGGACATAGATGGCACTGACAATTCATTTACCAAGGTAAATATTAAGAAACATGAGACCTCACCAGGAGAATCACCTAGAAAGAGCTACCTAAAAGCAATTAGAAATGTGGCAAAGACAGAGAAGGATGCACAAATAAGGCTTAGCCTCTATGACCCATCTGAATTTCACATGACAAACCCATCAAAAAAGACAAAGATAGGGAACCCAGTTGGGTACAAGGTGGTTCCAAGTGGCACAGCTGCTAGCCTTTTGGATCCTGAAGACCCACCACAGAAGAGGGCAGCATTTACAAATAACCAAATATGGGTCACTCCTTATAACAAGAGTGAACAATGGGCTGGTGGCTTATTTACTTACCAGAGCAAAGGTGATGACACACTTCAAGTATGGTCCAACAG GGATCGGGCAATTGAGAAGAAGGACATTGTGCTGTGGTACACACTTGGGTTCCATCACATACCTTGTCAAGAGGACTATCCCATCATGCCTACGGTGTCATCCAGCTTCGATCTAAAGCCTGTCAATTTCTTTGAGAGGAATCCAATCTTAAGGCTGCCTCCCAATTTCAAACATGATTTACCTCTTTGTAGCTCTCATGTTTTAGCTTGA
- the LOC130967961 gene encoding lanC-like protein GCL2 translates to MADRFFPNSMPEFVPETAPSTPLEQQEAVTVGDSLPKLLAMPHAPLWERLKRAALDLKETIVVETWGLSGQRARDFTLYCGLLGTAFLLLKSYHVTGNANDLALCSQVVKACDAASATSRDVSFLCGRAGVCALGAVAAKLAGDDESLRYYLAQFEKIKLPRSLPDELLYGRVGFLWACLFLNKHLGQGTVPFTYTRVVVDEIIKNGRAMGRKLGRCPLMFEWYGEKYWGAAHGLAGIMHVLMDMDLKPDELEDVKGTLKYMIHNRFPSGNYPASEDDRKRDVLVHWCHGAPGVALTLVKAAKLFGDKEFLDAAIEAAEVVWNRGLLKRVGICHGISGNAYVFLSLYQLTRDAKYLYRAKAFACFLLERAHKLISQGEMHAGDTPYSLFEGQGGMAYLFFDMIDPTQSKFPAYEL, encoded by the exons ATGGCGGACCGCTTCTTCCCCAACTCCATGCCCGAATTCGTACCCGAAACGGCGCCGTCTACCCCTCTTGAACAACAAGAAGCCGTTACTGTCGGCGACTCACTCCCGAAGCTGCTGGCCATGCCCCACGCCCCACTCTGGGAGCGTCTCAAACGCGCTGCCCTCGACCTCAAAGAAACC ATAGTGGTGGAGACTTGGGGGTTATCGGGCCAGCGCGCACGTGACTTCACTCTCTATTGCGGCCTCCTCGGCACAGCTTTTCTTCTCCTCAAATCGTACCACGTGACCGGAAACGCAAATGACCTTGCGCTGTGTTCCCAAGTTGTGAAGGCTTGCGACGCTGCTTCTGCCACCTCCAG GGATGTGAGTTTCCTTTGTGGGCGTGCTGGTGTGTGCGCCCTTGGGGCTGTGGCTGCGAAGCTCGCTGGGGATGATGAGTCCTTGAGGTACTACTTGGCTCAATTTGAAAAG ATTAAGCTACCAAGAAGTCTTCCTGACGAGTTGCTATATGGGAGGGTAGGTTTTCTTTGGGCATGTTTATTCTTAAACAAGCATCTTGGTCAGGGGACAGTTCCGTTCACTTACACC CGTGTGGTTGTGGATGAAATCATAAAGAACGGAAGGGCAATGGGTAGAAAATTGGGAAGATGCCCATTGATGTTCGAATGGTATGGAGAGAAGTATTGGGGTGCTGCACATGGACTTGCTGGGATTATGCATgtcttgatggatatggatttaAAGCCAGATGAGCTTGAGGACGTCAAGGGCACCCTTAAATATATGATACACAATCGCTTTCCAAGTGGAAACTATCCTGCTAGCGAAGATGATAGGAAGAGAGATGTCCTTGTGCACTGGTGTCATGGGGCTCCTGGAGTGGCCCTCACACTTGTCAAAGCAGCTAAG CTTTTTGGAGATAAGGAATTCTTGGATGCTGCTATAGAAGCTGCAGAGGTTGTTTGGAACCGTGGTCTACTTAAGCGAGTTGGGATTTGCCATGGTATTAGTGGGAATGCATATGTCTTCTTGTCACTATACCAACTAACCAGGGATGCAAAGTATTTATACAGGGCCAAAGCTTTTGCTTGCTTTTTGCTTGAGAGAGCTCATAAGCTGATATCACAAGGTGAAATGCATGCAGGTGATACACCATATTCCTTGTTTGAAGGGCAAGGAGGTATGGCTTATCTCTTCTTTGACATGATTGACCCTACTCAATCTAAATTCCCAGCTTATGAACTATGA